A region of the Bacillus sp. NP247 genome:
AGATTATATCTCTTAAAAATAAAGATTAGGTAAAGATAATATGAAAATAACTTAAAAAAAAGCGTAGCATGTATGATCTACGCTTTTTTCGGCAAGTAGAAGTAAAATAACACCCCATCTTCTGTATTCTTTACTCCATATTCAACATCGTGTAGTTCTAAAATATTCTTTGAAATGGCAAGCCCAAGCCCCGTTCCACCTTGTGAACGATGACGCGCTGCATCCACGCGATAAAAACGATCCCAAATTTTATCTAATTGCTCTTCTTCAATGTGAGTACCTTTATTTTCAATACACACTTTTATACGATCCTTCTCATCTACTGTAGAAATAATGATATCCTCTTTATTTGGTGTATAACGTATGGCATTCGTAATGAAGTTCACGATAACTTGTTCAATCCGACTTTGGTTTGCAATCACTTCAAATGAACGTATATTTTTATGAACACGAAGTTCTTTTTTCTCTATCTCCACAGAAAGGTATTCGCATATATCTTCAATTGCTGTATCAATATAAAATGAATCTTTTTTCATTTTATATGTACCAGATTCAAATTTAGCTAATTCAAGCATATCCAAAATTAACGTATCCATTTTGTCTACTTCTCGTTCCATTGCTTGAAAATAGTAGTCTTTTTTATGTTCAGCTACCCCATCTTTTAAAATAGAAATACAGCTTTTCATAATACTTAACGGTGTTTTTAATTCATGTGAAACACCAGAAATGAATTCTTTCCGCGTCTTTTCTAACTTTCTTTCCTTTTCAATATCTTGTTCTAGCTGTCCAATATGTGAATGTAGTTTATTAGATAGTGTATTAATATTTTGCGATAAATCACCAATTTCATCTTTTGAAGTAATCGGGATTTTTTCTGTAAAGTCTAAATGAGCTATTTTTTTCGTTGTATCATTTATTTTTAGTAACGGTTTTGCAATTTGTTTTGAATAATAGAACGAAGCTAGAAAAATAAGAACGACTACAAATGCAATGATGTATATGTAATAATCTTGTACCATTTGTACAGCCTCATCTACTGGTTGTAAAGAAGCCATCGCATATATATATGCTACTGATCCGTCTTTTTCTTTTATTGGTTTAATTAATAATTTATATTTTATATCATTTTTTTCATGGTCCATTATTTGTGTTGAATACTGTATATGATTACTCTCTTTTAATAATAAATCAGTTTGAAATTCCTTTATGTTATCTAAGAATAAACTATTTTTATAAATTGGATTCACAGGACCTTTTACATCGGGGAACTGTACTTTCGTAACACGTCCTGCTATGTAAGCACCTAATTCCTGAGCACCTTCTTCCTGAACAGCTGGTTTCTTTTCCTTAACAAGTTGCTCTTGAGCTGCTCTCTTTTTCTCCTCATCTAATTTCTTTTTCTCCTGAAACGCTTTTTCTAACGGTTTATTAGATCCACTTAAATTCTGCTTAACTAACGAGAAAGAGAATGGAATAAAACTATCTTCTTTTTTTACTCCAGAAAAATAAATTTCTTGTCCTAAAAACTGATCTACTGCTTTATTATCAATCTCCTCTATATTGATGAGGTTGTATAAGGGCATCTTGAATACTTGTTGTCCAAAGCTCTTCTGTTGCCTACGGTCTATCGTTATCTCAAAATAAAAATCATCCACATGTTTTAAATTTCCATTCTGATCTAATGTCGTAATCCACGTATTATTTTCTCTAAAAAAGTCTTGCTCCAGTTTCTGAATTCCTTCTGCACTTCCTGCATAATTTAAATAGTTCTTTGCAAAGGAATTTAAATTCACTTTAATATCTTCCACTTTTCTATTTGCATAATATTGCTTGAAAAATATCGTTTGTCCAATAAAAATCGTCGCTAAAATTAACATACATAATGCTGTTGTGAGAGTAAATAATTTTAGTACAATCCCTTTTCTCATACATTCCCCTCAAACTTATATCCAGTTCGCACTACAGTTGTAATGTACTTTGCTTTCTCTCCTAATTTATTTCGCAAATTACGAATATGGCTATTAACCGTTCGATCATCACCAGCAAATTCGTATCCCCAAATTCTTGAAATTAACTGTTCCCTTGTTAGTACAATTCCTTGGTTTTTCATGAAATACACTAATATTTCAAATTCTGTATGTGTTAAACTAATGTCTGCCTCATCAACAGTAACAGTACGTGACGGAAAATGGACATGAATGCCATGAATTGATAACGTATCATCTTCATTCTCTAAAGGTTTCTTCGATGCTTTTCTACTTTCTAATAATCGTTTCGCCCTTGCTAATAAAATTGGCGGACTATACGGCTTCGTCACATAGTCATCTGCCCCAAGTTCAAAGCCAAGTAACGTATCATCTTCATCTACACGCGCCGTCAACATAATAATAGGAACCTCGGACGTCTTACGGATTCTTCGGCAAACAGACCATCCATCGAGTTCTGGCAACATAATATCTAGAATAACTAAATCAACCTCTTCTTCTTCAAATACAACTAAGGCTTCTTTCCCATCTCTTGCTTCAAACACTATATATTGTTCACTCAAAAAATAATCTTTTAATATTTCACGCAAAATATCTTCATCTTCAACAATTAAAATGTTTTTTGACATAATTTATGTATCCCCCTCCCGCTTTCAAAAACTACAATTTCACTTTGAATAACTAGCAGTTAACTTCGCCTCAATAATATATCTATCTGGTGCATCGCCTATATAATCAAATGGATAGCAAGTTGTCAGTGTTAATATTGGTTCTTCTTTTTTTATAATAACAGTACGATCATCCGCATGGGTAATCCATGTCTTTTGAATTTCATATGTGTAAGTTTTATTATCATACTCTAAAATAAGAGTATCCTTTTCTTTTAACTCTCCTAAATCTGTAAATACAGTATCTCGATGTCCACTCAGTACAGTATGCCCCCCTCCAGATGGCGTTGTCGTTAAATCGCTAACGAACATACCAACTCCTTTTTTCAGCGTTGCATCATTTGCTCCCCAATATATAGAAAACTTCTTCTTTATTTTCGGTATATTTAACATTGCTACCTTTTCTCCTTCTTTATGTTCTGTTTGAGAAGAAGGCACTTGAGAAGTTACAGGTGTTTCATGAGAAAGTTGAGTATCTTGTATATTTTTAAGGCTCTTTATTTCTTCTTTCGTTAATTCTTGAGCAGAGCTTTTTCCTTTATACCATTCCACAGCGTAATAGGATCCCATGAATAGCCCTATGACCATCAATATGATACCGATATAATTGAGTAACTTCATATTTCATCCCTCCATGCAAAAAATGGTAGGGATAACCTACCATTTTTAATATGTGAAATTATCCCACTCTTTATAGGAAAATATTTTATTTATGCCTTAACTTTATTACGACGATTCAAACCAAATAATGTCCCTATCCCTACAAGACATGCACTTAGCGCCATCATTGCTACATTATTTGATGCTGTATTTGGTAATTTTTCACCTTGTACAACTGGCTTCGCTACTTCTTTTTTTGCCGCATCATTCTTTTGCCCGGCCTTAATTGCTGCTTCTTTTTTTGCAAGAGCTTCCTTTTCTTGTACTTGTGGTGTTACTTCTTTTTTCGCTGTATCATTCGTTTGCCCAGCTTTTATTGCTTCCTCTTTTTTAGCCATATCACCTTTTTCTTGTACTTGTGCTGCTTGCTTTTTCTCTGCATCATTTTTTTGCTGTATCTTAATTGCTTCTTCTTTTTTAGCTTTATCTTGTTGCACTTGCGCTGCTTCTTCCTTTGTTACTGTTCCAGTATCCGCACTTGCTACTGAAGAGTATCCTACTGTTAAAAGTGCCATTGCACAGATTGGTAATAGCTTCTTTTTCATTTTATCTCTCTCCTCTTATACGTTTTACATCACGTCGCATCGGATGTATCACTAGAATAAACAATAGATATAAATATAAGATGCAGATGAAATATATTTCATTTAAAGATTTCATTGTAGAAAAATAAAAAAA
Encoded here:
- a CDS encoding response regulator transcription factor, with the translated sequence MSKNILIVEDEDILREILKDYFLSEQYIVFEARDGKEALVVFEEEEVDLVILDIMLPELDGWSVCRRIRKTSEVPIIMLTARVDEDDTLLGFELGADDYVTKPYSPPILLARAKRLLESRKASKKPLENEDDTLSIHGIHVHFPSRTVTVDEADISLTHTEFEILVYFMKNQGIVLTREQLISRIWGYEFAGDDRTVNSHIRNLRNKLGEKAKYITTVVRTGYKFEGNV
- a CDS encoding class D sortase, which codes for MKLLNYIGIILMVIGLFMGSYYAVEWYKGKSSAQELTKEEIKSLKNIQDTQLSHETPVTSQVPSSQTEHKEGEKVAMLNIPKIKKKFSIYWGANDATLKKGVGMFVSDLTTTPSGGGHTVLSGHRDTVFTDLGELKEKDTLILEYDNKTYTYEIQKTWITHADDRTVIIKKEEPILTLTTCYPFDYIGDAPDRYIIEAKLTASYSK
- a CDS encoding HAMP domain-containing sensor histidine kinase — its product is MRKGIVLKLFTLTTALCMLILATIFIGQTIFFKQYYANRKVEDIKVNLNSFAKNYLNYAGSAEGIQKLEQDFFRENNTWITTLDQNGNLKHVDDFYFEITIDRRQQKSFGQQVFKMPLYNLINIEEIDNKAVDQFLGQEIYFSGVKKEDSFIPFSFSLVKQNLSGSNKPLEKAFQEKKKLDEEKKRAAQEQLVKEKKPAVQEEGAQELGAYIAGRVTKVQFPDVKGPVNPIYKNSLFLDNIKEFQTDLLLKESNHIQYSTQIMDHEKNDIKYKLLIKPIKEKDGSVAYIYAMASLQPVDEAVQMVQDYYIYIIAFVVVLIFLASFYYSKQIAKPLLKINDTTKKIAHLDFTEKIPITSKDEIGDLSQNINTLSNKLHSHIGQLEQDIEKERKLEKTRKEFISGVSHELKTPLSIMKSCISILKDGVAEHKKDYYFQAMEREVDKMDTLILDMLELAKFESGTYKMKKDSFYIDTAIEDICEYLSVEIEKKELRVHKNIRSFEVIANQSRIEQVIVNFITNAIRYTPNKEDIIISTVDEKDRIKVCIENKGTHIEEEQLDKIWDRFYRVDAARHRSQGGTGLGLAISKNILELHDVEYGVKNTEDGVLFYFYLPKKA
- a CDS encoding LPXTG cell wall anchor domain-containing protein; translation: MKKKLLPICAMALLTVGYSSVASADTGTVTKEEAAQVQQDKAKKEEAIKIQQKNDAEKKQAAQVQEKGDMAKKEEAIKAGQTNDTAKKEVTPQVQEKEALAKKEAAIKAGQKNDAAKKEVAKPVVQGEKLPNTASNNVAMMALSACLVGIGTLFGLNRRNKVKA